A genomic segment from Desulfovibrio sp. ZJ209 encodes:
- a CDS encoding TRAP transporter substrate-binding protein, whose translation MRKLFVAAAFAAAFGMGLAGFATNARADKPITLRIGHPMAPGNNVTVGYEKFKDLVEKKSDGKIKIQIFGNAQIGSDRVTTEAAQAGTLDMSSSSTPNLASFSPAYMAIDLPYVTDPKNQEKLYKALDEGELGKALRQVANDIGLETIMFSEYGYRNFTSAKQPLKDIKDLQNMKIRTTDSPVEVAVATELGMNPAPVAWGETYTALQQGTVDGEGNTFSLLNDAKHSEVLKHAMDSQHNYSMHILLMNKKKWDSLTPEQQKIIREAAQEATEWQRKESVALEEKAWQAFRDKGIDITILTPEQRAELKAKTMPVREKFAKEIPQNIQKLIEETQK comes from the coding sequence ATGCGTAAACTCTTCGTCGCAGCGGCCTTCGCGGCCGCCTTCGGCATGGGCCTCGCGGGCTTCGCCACCAATGCCCGCGCCGACAAACCCATCACCCTGCGTATCGGCCACCCCATGGCCCCGGGCAACAACGTCACCGTGGGCTATGAGAAGTTCAAGGACCTCGTGGAGAAAAAAAGCGACGGCAAGATCAAGATCCAGATCTTCGGCAACGCCCAGATCGGCTCCGACCGCGTGACCACCGAAGCCGCCCAGGCCGGCACGCTGGACATGTCCTCCTCGTCCACGCCCAACCTGGCGAGCTTCTCCCCGGCCTACATGGCCATCGACCTCCCCTATGTGACCGACCCCAAGAACCAGGAAAAGCTCTACAAGGCGCTGGACGAGGGCGAGCTCGGCAAGGCCCTGCGCCAGGTGGCCAACGACATCGGCCTTGAGACCATCATGTTCAGCGAATACGGCTACCGCAACTTCACCTCGGCCAAGCAGCCGCTGAAGGACATCAAGGACCTCCAGAACATGAAGATCCGCACCACGGATTCCCCCGTGGAAGTGGCCGTGGCCACCGAGCTCGGCATGAACCCCGCGCCCGTGGCCTGGGGCGAGACCTACACCGCGCTCCAGCAGGGCACCGTTGACGGCGAGGGCAACACCTTCTCCCTGCTCAACGACGCCAAGCACTCCGAAGTGCTGAAGCACGCCATGGATTCCCAGCACAACTATTCCATGCACATCCTGCTCATGAACAAGAAGAAGTGGGACAGCCTCACCCCCGAGCAGCAGAAGATCATCCGCGAGGCCGCGCAGGAAGCCACGGAATGGCAGCGCAAGGAATCCGTCGCCCTGGAAGAGAAGGCCTGGCAGGCCTTCCGCGACAAGGGCATCGACATCACCATCCTCACCCCCGAGCAGCGCGCCGAGCTGAAGGCCAAGACCATGCCCGTGCGCGAGAAGTTCGCCAAGGAGATCCCGCAGAACATCCAGAAGCTCATCGAAGAGACCCAGAAGTAA
- a CDS encoding glycyl radical protein yields the protein MDVTTCACQSPQEQRLDREIAGKENIFRKDHARVFRLLDRFSGQKPRIDIERAYYFTQSMKETEGQPLVLRWAKALKHIAENITVYVQDDQLLLGRAGAIGRYGILYPELDGDFLDIAVRDLPTRATSPATIDPEDAKKVIEEIAPYWKGKTYHEALNAALPPEVHKLTYDDPEGLISRFIVNETSSFRSSIQWVHDYEKILKRGFNGIKKEAQEKLAALDPLSAKDDREKRPFLEAVIIVCDAIVHWAKRHAELARKMAETEKDPQRKKELLRMAENAEHVPGEPARDFWEACQSQWFTQMFSRLEQKTGTTISNGRMDQYFYPYYKKDKEAGKLTDHEATELMECMWVGMAEFIDMYISPTGGAFNEGYAHWEAVTVGGQTPDGRDASNELTYLILKSKREFPLHYPDLAARIHSRAPERYLWDVAETIKDGTGFPKLINDEEVVPLYVSKGATFEEALDYAVSGCTEARMPNRDTYTSGGAYINFAAAVEMVLRNGRMKKYGDELLGVETGDPREFKTWEEFWNAYVQQHMLFLKTAFTQQYIINKLRAQHFAQPMGSAMHDLCMKHCIDLHQEHIPEGVDLGYFEYMGLGTVVDSLAAVKKLVFEEKKLTMDELIKAIDANFEGYEDVQALLRSAPCYGNNDEYADAIGRDIDRLSVEYGNKYSMRDLGMHNDLRYVPFTSHVPFGKVVSATPNGRTEGFPLSDGSSASHGADVNGPTAVLLSNYNTKNMGMRDRAARMLNIKFTPKCLEGEQGTEKLVSFIRTFCDLKLWHVQFNVLNRDTLLAAQRDPDKYRNLIVRIAGYSAYFVDLSPDLQNDLIARTEHESC from the coding sequence ATGGACGTTACCACCTGCGCATGCCAGTCCCCCCAGGAACAGCGGCTGGACCGCGAGATCGCCGGCAAGGAAAATATCTTCCGCAAGGACCATGCCCGCGTTTTCCGCCTGCTCGACCGCTTCTCGGGGCAGAAGCCGCGCATCGATATCGAGCGCGCCTATTATTTCACGCAGTCCATGAAGGAGACCGAAGGCCAGCCGCTGGTGCTGCGCTGGGCCAAGGCCCTCAAGCACATCGCCGAGAACATCACGGTCTATGTGCAGGATGACCAGCTGCTCCTCGGGCGCGCCGGCGCCATCGGCCGTTACGGCATCCTCTATCCCGAGCTCGACGGCGACTTCCTCGACATCGCGGTGCGCGACCTGCCCACCCGCGCCACCTCGCCGGCCACCATCGACCCCGAGGACGCCAAGAAGGTCATCGAGGAGATCGCCCCCTACTGGAAGGGCAAGACCTACCACGAGGCGCTCAACGCGGCGCTCCCGCCCGAGGTGCACAAGCTCACCTATGACGACCCCGAGGGCCTCATCTCGCGCTTCATCGTCAACGAGACCTCGTCCTTCCGCTCCTCCATCCAGTGGGTGCACGACTACGAGAAGATCCTGAAGCGCGGCTTCAACGGCATCAAGAAGGAAGCCCAGGAAAAGCTCGCCGCCCTCGACCCGCTGAGCGCCAAGGACGACCGCGAGAAGCGCCCCTTCCTCGAGGCCGTGATCATCGTCTGCGACGCCATCGTCCACTGGGCCAAGCGCCACGCCGAGCTCGCCCGCAAGATGGCCGAGACGGAGAAGGATCCGCAGCGCAAGAAGGAACTTCTGCGCATGGCCGAAAACGCCGAGCATGTGCCCGGCGAGCCCGCGCGCGACTTCTGGGAGGCCTGCCAGAGCCAGTGGTTCACCCAGATGTTCTCCCGCCTCGAGCAGAAGACCGGCACCACCATCTCCAACGGCCGCATGGACCAGTACTTCTATCCTTACTACAAGAAGGACAAGGAGGCCGGCAAGCTCACCGACCACGAGGCCACCGAGCTCATGGAGTGCATGTGGGTGGGCATGGCCGAATTCATCGACATGTACATCTCGCCCACCGGCGGCGCCTTCAACGAGGGCTACGCCCACTGGGAGGCCGTGACCGTTGGCGGCCAGACCCCGGACGGCCGCGACGCCAGCAACGAGCTCACCTACCTTATCCTCAAGTCCAAGCGCGAGTTCCCGCTGCACTATCCCGATCTCGCGGCCCGCATCCACTCCCGCGCGCCCGAGCGCTACCTGTGGGACGTGGCCGAGACCATCAAGGACGGCACGGGCTTCCCCAAGCTGATCAATGACGAGGAAGTGGTGCCGCTCTACGTCTCCAAGGGCGCCACCTTCGAGGAGGCCTTGGACTACGCCGTCTCCGGCTGCACCGAGGCCCGCATGCCCAACCGCGACACCTACACCTCGGGCGGCGCCTACATCAACTTCGCCGCCGCCGTGGAGATGGTGCTGCGCAACGGCCGCATGAAGAAATACGGCGACGAGCTCCTGGGCGTGGAAACCGGCGACCCGCGCGAGTTCAAGACTTGGGAAGAGTTCTGGAACGCCTATGTGCAGCAGCACATGCTCTTCCTGAAGACCGCCTTCACGCAGCAGTACATCATCAACAAGCTGCGCGCCCAGCACTTCGCCCAGCCCATGGGCTCCGCCATGCACGATCTCTGCATGAAACACTGCATCGACCTGCACCAGGAGCACATCCCCGAAGGCGTCGACCTCGGCTACTTCGAGTACATGGGCCTCGGCACCGTGGTGGACTCCCTCGCCGCGGTCAAGAAGCTGGTCTTTGAAGAAAAGAAGCTCACCATGGATGAGCTCATCAAGGCCATCGACGCCAACTTCGAGGGCTATGAGGACGTGCAGGCGCTCCTGCGCTCCGCGCCCTGCTACGGCAACAACGACGAATACGCCGACGCCATCGGCCGCGACATCGACCGCCTCTCCGTGGAATACGGCAACAAGTATTCCATGCGCGACCTCGGCATGCACAATGACCTGCGCTACGTGCCTTTCACCTCGCACGTGCCCTTCGGCAAGGTGGTCTCCGCCACGCCCAACGGCCGCACCGAGGGCTTCCCCCTGTCGGACGGCTCCTCCGCCTCGCACGGCGCGGATGTCAACGGCCCCACGGCCGTCCTGCTCTCCAACTACAACACCAAGAACATGGGCATGCGCGACCGCGCGGCCCGCATGCTGAACATCAAGTTCACGCCCAAGTGCCTCGAGGGCGAGCAGGGCACGGAGAAGCTCGTCTCCTTCATCCGCACCTTCTGTGACCTCAAGCTCTGGCACGTGCAGTTCAACGTGCTCAACCGCGACACGCTCCTGGCCGCCCAGCGCGACCCGGACAAGTACCGCAACCTCATCGTCCGCATCGCCGGCTACAGCGCCTATTTTGTGGATCTCTCCCCGGACTTGCAGAATGACCTCATCGCCCGCACGGAACATGAGAGCTGCTAA